From Osmerus mordax isolate fOsmMor3 chromosome 7, fOsmMor3.pri, whole genome shotgun sequence:
tcatccccctctcctcaccctccatctacccttcccttcttctctcctccccccaaccctctcttcacctccccccccccctctccttcccctcacacATCCCCCTCAACTGAACACACAATGTTGGTACTGTACAGCTGCTAACCTCAAACCTGGCACGATGCCGTTCTGGAGGGTTTCAATCGGATGCTAATCTAGAACACCTGATTCCTGATTCCAATAATCAACTGGTTAATTAGCTGAATCTGATTAGTTACAATGCACCACAGGAGGATCACTCTCCAGGaacagtgtgtttttgtgcatgcgtgtattTGACACGTGTATTTGATAGTCTGAGctgaaatttaaaaaaaaactggaataGTGGCGCCATCCAGTGGCGCATGAATGAACTGCTCTGACAACCTCAATTTAACGAGGCAGGTGTCCTACAAGGTTTCGAATACCAAAACTCCCGTCCTTTATGAAAGTCACCAAAATCAAGCTGTGTGTctataaaatgaaataaaacaagaatatATAAATGTAACGGTTGGACAAATATATCCATAATAAAAATTCATATAAATATGACCACTTTTGTTAAAGCACCGAATAATATAGATCAAATATAAGAGATTAAATCAAATCCAACTCCTGTTCATTTATGACACCTAAGTAAACCACAACATCCATCAATCTTTCTGCCACCTTTTGAACACGATCCATTTCAATTGGATATCATCATTGTATCCACCAATGGTATTGGAGTATACTGACCCATTCGCTCTGTATTGTGGAGATTTCATCTGtcaaatagctagctagctgtcatTTGAAGGTAATAAGCGGCTTGTTATCGGTCGGTAGTTACGCCTGTTACATACAGAACAGTATTTCGGTTTCCGTTAACCAACACTGAGATGGGATCTGGTGAAAGCTCCACCAGAAAAGTGTCTTTCGGCGTTGATGATGACGACAGGGTCAAAATTGTTCGTGGAGTGAAGGTACTGTAACGTTGCATCGGCTAGCCAGAAAGTCCAGCAGAATGTCCTTATGCTAGCACGCTAGCTAACTTAGCTACTGAAACTAACTGCGTATACAATGTTTTTAACATCACTATTTGTCAAATGGTAGCAACATATACAGGACCCTTGCTAACGGCATCCGGCATGAACTCTGGAGGATGCAAAGGGGGATGCGGGGATGTACCagtacagaccacacacagtcatgttaCTACTATAGCTACGACCTCTGTGTGCGATTCACCTCATATGAACTGGGCGAGGCGGTGAACTGGGGTGAAGAAATTTGAGCCCTCGCTATTAGCGGCGCGTTATGCGGTGGCGAAAAGCCACCAGCGCCGAAGAGTGTTTCATTTTCAATCTAATTTCGTGGCCTTTATAGCTAGCTACTTGGCTAAATAGCGGGCTAGCTGACTTAGTAAGCCGCTTGAGAGGACGCAACCCTCTACTCAGAGTAGCCTAAATGAACTGCAATAGTTGCTGAATATGCGTCTATTGCCAAATCAAACCAGTTCGCACAGTCAATCATTAGCCAACAAACAGTAAGTTAAAAAGGTCGATGGTTTAAATCAATCCTCTGCATTCATGCCCGTCAGTATTCAGTGACATAttgagtgctgtgtgtgaggtgagctgTCAACCGAGAGAACCTCGTGTGTCTCCCGGTGGTGCCAGGTATGTGGTCTTGGCATCGGTAACCGGCTGAGCTGCAGTCGGTATACAGATACGTCTGCCCCGGGGGAGAGGAATCGGGAACGACACCCTAAACTACTCTTTCTATATAGTAGCAGATTAAGTGTCATGtagtactactactactacttcgtaattaacaaatatatttatgtGATACCTATTGTACAGGACAGGGTATGTGATACCTattgttaaaaaataaaaagtaattattttacatttgtttttgaCAAACCGAGACCCAAGTATGTTGTGTGTATAAGGTGTAGATTTATACAAACTAGGTTTGACTTAATACATTTCTTTCACTCGAACCTCCTCCCCACCATCACtctactctctccttctttccctatgtctctctctctctctctctctctctctctctctctctctcgctctctctctctctccttcctccctcctcccctccctcctgttgTCATGTCCAGCTCTCAGAAGACGTTCTCCAGAGGATGAAAGGCGACCTGGCACCAGAGCCCACTGCACAACCgtgtccccccagcccccagagagaagcaggtaacacacacacacacagcttacactacacacacacagcttacactacacacacacaccttacactacacacacacaccttccactaCACACAGCTtacactacacactcacacacaccttacactacactcacacacccacacacacacaccttacacaacacacacagcttacactacacacacacacagacaccttacactacacacacacacacacaccttacactacacacacacagcttacactatacacacacacacatcttatactatacacacacacacacacacacatcttattctatatacacacacacacaccacagaccttACGCATGTGTGCTTGTTGGAGAGACATGGTTCATGTTTGGGTATTTCAGCTGTCACCCTGGCGTAACCAAGACCTAACCAAGgcttctgttttccctcctgcagccactccccctcctcctccatccccccgccCACAGCCCCGCCCACAGCCCCGCCCACAGACACCAGCCCCCACCACCAACACTACAGTTGACGACAAGAAGAGGTGAGtagttaaggtgtgtgtgtaaatgcgtGGGTGTATTCTCGTGTGTGTATTtacgtgtgtgttctcatgtgtttgtgcattcacacgtgtgtgtattcacttgtgtgtgtatttgtgtgtgtgtgtgtgttctcgtgtgtgtgtgtgtatttacatgtgtgtgtgtgtgcaggtatgaGCTCCAGCAGGCTGTAGTGAAGGAGGAGATGAGCAGGATGgctaagaaagagagggaggtggcgaGGGCGGAGATGAGCAAggttctgcagagagagagactcaccgCACGCCAGGACAACGACAAGGCCCAGATAGTggtaggtctgtctgtctgcctctctgtctgtctgcctctctgtctgtctgcctctgtctgtctgtctgcctctctgtctgtctgcctctctgtctgtctgcctctctgtctgtctgtctgcctctgtctgtctgcctctctgtctgtctgcctctctgtctgtctgcctctctgtctgcctctgtctgcctctctgtctgtctgcctctctatctgtctgtctgtgtgtctgtctgcctctctgtctgtctgtctggctatctgtctgtctgtctctctgtctgtctgtctgaatgcctgtctgtctgtctgtcactcactcacatgcacacacactatcactccctcagtcagtctctctccctctgactgtTGCAGTCCTCTGTAATGTCCACCTGTGCCCTGTAGAGGGCGCTGTAACACAGGACGTCTGGGTTTAGAAGGTCCACAGTTATGAGCTGTGAGTGTTCCTctacacgcgcgcgcacacacacacagacacacacacactttcatacacagacacacacacacacactctcacacacttaaTTAGGCATTCATAGAGATGCAGGCTGTTCCATCCATCCTgttcttgtgttttttttcaatgaTTAGTTGATTCATTCATCCTTTATCTGGTTAATTGGTTAGTTCCCTTTGGGGCTAATAAGGATTTAGCCAGGTTAAGAAATTGCAAGTTGAACACTTAGCACAACTCGGATTGCTTCTTAGAATCCCGTCAATATTTTCcacccaagacacacacacacacacacaccccttgtcTCAGAGCAGCCGTAGGGCTGTGTTATcgcaggtgtgtgagggagagagagtcctgGGGCCTCAGATAGAGGAGACCGTgttttacaccccccccccccccccccccccccggtcaggACATGTAGCAGCGCCATCCACTGGAGAGGAGGCGTGAGCAGAAGGACCAATGAGAGGACAGGGTACAGGACTgtgatgtggagggggaggtcatTACAGGtccgacacacacattcacacacgtgaGCGCGCACATACGCATGCACATTCAGaagtgtgcacacacattcacatttacacacacttgTTAACttgtatcatacacacacaccatcttaaCCGAGaccttctcccacccccctttt
This genomic window contains:
- the chchd6a gene encoding MICOS complex subunit mic25a isoform X2: MGSGESSTRKVSFGVDDDDRVKIVRGVKLSEDVLQRMKGDLAPEPTAQPCPPSPQREAATPPPPPSPRPQPRPQPRPQTPAPTTNTTVDDKKRYELQQAVVKEEMSRMAKKEREVARAEMSKVLQRERLTARQDNDKAQIVAAAGYHGYSIQPFLGQYAQQLQKKDAELKALDAFYKEQLSQLEKRNLERYSQACEQFHEGATKSEAQIKSRSTDPVCTSLQAQILTCYRDNRDQTLHCSDLAKQYMRCIDAAKKNLLVNHG
- the chchd6a gene encoding MICOS complex subunit mic25a isoform X3 produces the protein MGSGESSTRKVSFGVDDDDRVKIVRGVKLSEDVLQRMKGDLAPEPTAQPCPPSPQREAATPPPPPSPRPQPRPQPRPQTPAPTTNTTVDDKKRYELQQAVVKEEMSRMAKKEREVARAEMSKVLQRERLTARQDNDKAQIVPAEDVDVMAQQLQKKDAELKALDAFYKEQLSQLEKRNLERYSQACEQFHEGATKSEAQIKSRSTDPVCTSLQAQILTCYRDNRDQTLHCSDLAKQYMRCIDAAKKNLLVNHG
- the chchd6a gene encoding MICOS complex subunit mic25a isoform X4, coding for MGSGESSTRKVSFGVDDDDRVKIVRGVKLSEDVLQRMKGDLAPEPTAQPCPPSPQREAATPPPPPSPRPQPRPQPRPQTPAPTTNTTVDDKKRYELQQAVVKEEMSRMAKKEREVARAEMSKVLQRERLTARQDNDKAQIVAQQLQKKDAELKALDAFYKEQLSQLEKRNLERYSQACEQFHEGATKSEAQIKSRSTDPVCTSLQAQILTCYRDNRDQTLHCSDLAKQYMRCIDAAKKNLLVNHG
- the chchd6a gene encoding MICOS complex subunit mic25a isoform X1; the encoded protein is MGSGESSTRKVSFGVDDDDRVKIVRGVKLSEDVLQRMKGDLAPEPTAQPCPPSPQREAATPPPPPSPRPQPRPQPRPQTPAPTTNTTVDDKKRYELQQAVVKEEMSRMAKKEREVARAEMSKVLQRERLTARQDNDKAQIVPAEDVDVMAAAGYHGYSIQPFLGQYAQQLQKKDAELKALDAFYKEQLSQLEKRNLERYSQACEQFHEGATKSEAQIKSRSTDPVCTSLQAQILTCYRDNRDQTLHCSDLAKQYMRCIDAAKKNLLVNHG